A window from uncultured Desulfobacter sp. encodes these proteins:
- a CDS encoding proton-conducting transporter membrane subunit encodes MCQFFNSTLIIVLGGFLSLVLARQKTLSKGVAVLLLSAGSLLGLIDSAGMLLNTGEAFASFKYLDLFSLSFHVDGLSAFFLTAIFAVSMMATIYSFHYMENDDAGIKTGVNYFFFSILIASMALVVTAANILTFMISWELMSLSSFFLVIYSHESAENRKAGYLYFVFSHVGAMFLLAAFGLIYGHTGSFDFALMANVPEAVKILIFVFSFIGFGSKAGVFPFHVWLPHAHPAAPSHISAVMSGVMIKTGIYGILRIYTILDFHSPIFGYITLMAGVVSGVLGVVYALSQHDIKRLLAYSSMENIGIILIGLGVGMIGAATGNPLVAVLGFGGGILHVLNHSMFKSLLFMGAGMVLHQTGTRTIDALGGLLKGMKITGTTAIIGSLAICGLPPFNGFVSEFLIYMAGFKAIPLGSVSFAMSIFAIIGLAVIGGLALACFTKVIGVVFQGEPRTKAAENVKEHGFTMLLSMGVLAAACLTIGVYPKMFINMALKAVQALGLDYGQVPVEPFGQITCNISFGALLFIVLLLVVMGIRSFYYRNKTITTSGTWGCGFTQPTVKMQYTGSSYAGSIVEFFSAAAPLTEDHPPIKGRFPLKTHYRSYINDIAELHLNNAVVRPVFYLFDKLRWMQHGDIHLYIGYILLAIILLLFFI; translated from the coding sequence ATGTGTCAATTTTTTAATTCCACATTAATCATTGTGCTCGGCGGTTTTCTATCTCTTGTATTGGCCCGGCAGAAGACATTATCCAAAGGCGTTGCCGTCTTGTTGTTAAGCGCAGGATCTCTTTTAGGTCTAATTGATTCCGCGGGCATGCTCTTAAATACAGGCGAAGCCTTTGCCTCCTTTAAGTATTTGGATCTGTTTTCGCTGTCCTTTCATGTTGACGGTCTTTCCGCCTTTTTTCTGACCGCCATTTTTGCCGTTTCCATGATGGCGACCATTTACAGTTTCCACTACATGGAAAATGATGACGCCGGCATTAAAACCGGCGTCAATTACTTTTTTTTCAGTATACTCATCGCCTCCATGGCCCTGGTGGTGACCGCAGCAAATATACTGACCTTCATGATTTCATGGGAACTTATGTCCCTGTCCTCATTTTTCCTGGTGATTTACAGCCATGAGTCAGCCGAGAACAGGAAGGCCGGCTACCTTTATTTTGTCTTTTCCCATGTGGGTGCCATGTTTTTACTTGCCGCATTCGGGCTGATTTACGGCCATACCGGCAGTTTTGACTTTGCCCTCATGGCCAATGTGCCGGAAGCCGTCAAAATATTGATCTTTGTTTTCTCATTTATCGGGTTCGGATCCAAAGCCGGTGTGTTTCCCTTTCATGTCTGGTTGCCCCATGCACATCCTGCGGCCCCCAGCCATATTTCAGCGGTGATGTCCGGGGTGATGATCAAAACCGGTATCTATGGCATACTGCGAATCTACACGATTCTGGACTTTCACTCCCCAATTTTTGGGTATATCACCCTGATGGCCGGCGTGGTTTCAGGAGTCCTGGGGGTGGTTTATGCCCTTAGCCAGCACGATATCAAGCGGCTTCTGGCTTACAGCAGTATGGAAAATATCGGTATCATCCTCATCGGTTTGGGCGTCGGAATGATTGGTGCGGCAACGGGAAATCCCCTGGTAGCCGTACTTGGCTTTGGCGGCGGCATACTCCACGTCCTCAACCACTCCATGTTTAAATCCCTGCTGTTCATGGGAGCGGGCATGGTGCTGCACCAGACCGGTACACGGACCATTGACGCCCTGGGCGGACTGCTCAAGGGGATGAAAATCACCGGCACAACCGCCATCATAGGGTCTTTGGCGATTTGCGGGCTGCCGCCGTTTAATGGATTTGTAAGTGAATTCTTAATATACATGGCCGGTTTTAAAGCCATCCCATTAGGATCCGTCAGTTTTGCCATGAGTATCTTTGCAATTATCGGCCTGGCCGTTATCGGCGGGCTGGCTCTGGCATGCTTTACAAAAGTGATCGGCGTCGTTTTCCAGGGAGAACCCAGAACCAAGGCCGCCGAAAATGTTAAGGAACATGGCTTTACCATGTTGCTTTCCATGGGAGTGCTTGCCGCAGCCTGCCTGACCATCGGTGTGTATCCCAAGATGTTCATCAACATGGCCTTAAAGGCGGTGCAGGCATTAGGCCTTGATTACGGTCAGGTTCCTGTTGAGCCTTTTGGTCAGATCACCTGCAACATCTCCTTTGGTGCGCTCCTGTTTATCGTTCTGCTCCTGGTTGTCATGGGCATCAGGTCTTTCTATTACAGGAACAAAACCATCACAACATCCGGAACATGGGGCTGCGGGTTTACCCAGCCAACGGTTAAAATGCAGTACACGGGCTCTTCTTATGCCGGATCCATTGTCGAATTTTTCAGTGCTGCCGCGCCGCTCACGGAAGATCATCCGCCCATCAAAGGACGGTTTCCGTTAAAGACCCATTACCGCAGCTATATCAACGACATTGCAGAGCTTCACCTGAACAATGCGGTTGTCCGTCCTGTTTTCTACCTGTTTGACAAGCTTCGGTGGATGCAGCACGGAGATATTCATCTGTATATCGGCTATATTTTGCTGGCAATTATATTGCTGTTGTTCTTTATATGA
- a CDS encoding NADH-quinone oxidoreductase subunit H, which produces MIQSILLWLAAILTAPFFSGLILKIKAFFGGKKGPPILINYYTLIKLFKKGSVYSNSTTFVFRLGPVISLTSAITALMFLPIAGYDPIFSFNGDVIFVLYTLGLGRFFTIAAAMDTASPFEGMGAAREAYFPIICEAAMFMILIFFYRITGELQLSAYFAGNTTQTMWSSAGAPLLFIVLSFFIVLLTENSRVPVDDPATHLELTMIHEVMVLDHSGPDFGLIELGSFCKLMFYSTIISRLIFPCNSQILGLPIVMYIVGLFVVYVAVGVTESVMARYRMDKVPQFVLTSFALAFFATIITLELVK; this is translated from the coding sequence ATGATTCAATCTATTTTACTTTGGCTTGCAGCCATTCTGACAGCACCGTTTTTTTCGGGCCTGATCCTGAAAATCAAGGCATTTTTCGGCGGGAAAAAAGGTCCGCCCATTTTGATCAATTACTACACCCTGATCAAACTGTTTAAAAAGGGATCGGTTTACAGCAACAGTACTACATTTGTATTTAGGCTGGGACCCGTCATCTCCCTTACCTCGGCAATTACCGCGCTGATGTTCCTTCCCATTGCAGGGTACGATCCGATATTCTCTTTCAACGGAGATGTGATTTTTGTCCTGTACACCCTGGGACTGGGTCGGTTTTTCACCATTGCAGCAGCCATGGATACCGCATCTCCCTTTGAAGGCATGGGTGCGGCCAGGGAAGCCTACTTCCCCATCATCTGCGAAGCCGCCATGTTCATGATCCTGATCTTTTTTTATCGGATCACGGGCGAACTGCAGTTGTCCGCCTATTTTGCCGGCAACACCACCCAGACTATGTGGAGTTCGGCAGGCGCCCCGCTGCTCTTCATCGTTCTCTCGTTTTTCATCGTCCTTTTGACTGAAAATTCCAGGGTCCCGGTGGATGATCCGGCCACCCATCTTGAACTGACCATGATCCATGAAGTTATGGTTCTTGATCACAGCGGCCCGGATTTCGGACTGATTGAGCTTGGCTCTTTTTGCAAACTCATGTTCTATTCCACCATCATCTCAAGATTGATTTTTCCCTGTAACTCCCAAATTTTAGGGCTGCCGATAGTGATGTATATCGTCGGGCTGTTTGTGGTCTATGTTGCCGTAGGCGTAACCGAATCGGTGATGGCCAGATACAGAATGGACAAGGTGCCCCAATTTGTACTGACATCCTTTGCCCTGGCCTTTTTTGCAACCATCATCACCTTGGAGCTTGTGAAATGA
- a CDS encoding hydrogenase gives MIFNPVDIILSFVLLSVLFSFGADRILILIKLLGFQGVVVSIIPFFIGHDMADGDTVFTLATLLIRGVIIPLSIFVAIRKGAIRRRVEPIIGYHASLLCGLAVIIGASYISGRLDIGSVSGFKLLEPTAIALLITGMFLLMARRNAIAMVIGYIMMENGISLVGSGLSVGTRHIVEFGILLDVLAGAMIMAVILRNIKQTFDDVDTALLRTLKD, from the coding sequence ATGATATTCAATCCGGTTGATATAATTTTATCCTTTGTACTACTGTCGGTTCTGTTTTCATTCGGGGCCGATCGTATACTGATTTTAATCAAACTGTTGGGATTCCAGGGCGTGGTGGTCTCCATCATTCCCTTTTTCATCGGTCATGATATGGCTGACGGTGACACGGTGTTTACCTTGGCCACCTTGCTCATCCGGGGTGTCATTATTCCCTTGAGCATTTTTGTAGCCATCAGAAAAGGTGCCATCCGCAGGCGGGTAGAGCCTATTATCGGATATCATGCATCCCTTTTGTGCGGCCTTGCGGTAATTATCGGTGCCTCCTATATTTCCGGACGCCTGGATATCGGCTCCGTAAGCGGCTTCAAACTGCTTGAACCCACAGCTATTGCTCTGCTCATCACCGGCATGTTTCTGCTCATGGCACGGAGAAATGCCATTGCCATGGTCATCGGATATATAATGATGGAAAACGGGATTTCCCTGGTCGGGTCCGGCTTGTCCGTAGGCACCCGCCATATTGTTGAATTTGGTATTTTGCTGGACGTTCTGGCCGGAGCTATGATTATGGCCGTGATCCTGCGTAACATTAAACAGACCTTTGACGACGTGGATACGGCGTTGCTTAGAACCTTAAAGGATTAG
- a CDS encoding proton-conducting transporter membrane subunit, whose amino-acid sequence MVELIFAIPFIAGLIAFFLPKFLGRSLLVMVGAVHLTLSYRLWKFNPPAYFERYFAVTPEGMLSLLVISLLFFLISIYTVGYLRESKIQSEGIFTGSMLVFLGTMTMVTLSDHIMVMWIAIEATTLASAPLIYTHRSAASLEATWKYVLICSVGIAMALLGSVLVAFSMGPANTGLTISFSALAGVAKTLDPVWLKAGFIFVLVGYGTKMGLAPMHTWLPDAHSEAPSPASALLSGVLLNCAFLGIFKTNKIMVAAGLQDFSGGILMVFGLLSILAAATFILKQNEYKRMLAYSSIENMGIIAFGTGVGGLGVYGAVICMLHHSLIKSSLFLSSGNILLGYGDRFIKNTGNLVKSMPRTFVAFFAGFAGIAGFPPFGIFIGEFCIVVAAFKAGFHVAVTVFILSLCVIFAGFANQVMKISFDETDTVIKMKETIGMVWPQYLLLLTSLILCFFIPDSLNQTISDAITAIGGGLR is encoded by the coding sequence ATGGTTGAATTAATATTTGCGATCCCTTTTATTGCGGGGCTTATAGCTTTTTTTCTGCCGAAATTTCTCGGCCGGTCTTTGTTGGTAATGGTCGGAGCGGTTCATCTGACGCTTTCTTATAGGCTGTGGAAATTTAATCCCCCTGCCTATTTTGAACGATATTTTGCAGTGACCCCCGAAGGTATGCTTTCGCTGCTGGTGATTTCCCTACTCTTCTTTTTGATCTCCATTTACACGGTGGGCTACCTTAGAGAAAGCAAAATCCAGTCCGAGGGAATTTTCACCGGCTCCATGCTGGTGTTTTTGGGCACCATGACCATGGTTACCCTGTCCGACCATATCATGGTGATGTGGATAGCCATTGAGGCCACAACGCTTGCCAGCGCCCCCTTAATTTATACCCATCGTTCCGCGGCGTCCCTTGAGGCAACCTGGAAATATGTGCTCATCTGTTCGGTGGGCATTGCCATGGCACTTTTGGGATCTGTTCTGGTGGCTTTTTCCATGGGGCCGGCCAATACAGGGCTAACCATCTCTTTTTCCGCTTTAGCCGGGGTGGCTAAAACTCTGGACCCAGTGTGGCTTAAAGCGGGATTTATCTTTGTCCTGGTGGGATACGGGACCAAGATGGGGCTTGCACCCATGCACACATGGCTGCCCGATGCCCACAGCGAAGCGCCAAGCCCTGCTTCGGCTCTTTTATCGGGGGTTTTACTTAACTGCGCTTTTCTTGGCATCTTTAAAACCAATAAGATCATGGTGGCTGCGGGGCTTCAGGACTTTTCCGGCGGTATTCTTATGGTGTTCGGCCTATTGTCCATTCTGGCAGCAGCTACATTTATTCTTAAACAGAACGAATATAAACGAATGCTGGCCTATTCCAGTATTGAGAATATGGGTATCATTGCATTCGGCACCGGCGTGGGCGGCTTAGGGGTATATGGTGCAGTGATCTGCATGCTCCATCACAGCCTGATTAAGTCCTCTTTGTTTCTTTCGTCAGGCAATATTCTATTAGGATACGGGGACCGGTTTATCAAAAATACAGGCAACCTGGTTAAGAGCATGCCCCGGACCTTTGTGGCCTTTTTTGCAGGGTTTGCCGGGATTGCAGGATTTCCGCCCTTTGGTATTTTCATCGGAGAATTCTGTATCGTTGTCGCAGCCTTCAAAGCCGGTTTCCATGTGGCCGTCACCGTTTTTATACTCAGCCTGTGTGTTATTTTTGCAGGATTTGCCAACCAGGTCATGAAAATCAGCTTCGATGAAACGGACACCGTTATCAAAATGAAAGAAACCATCGGCATGGTCTGGCCCCAGTATCTGTTACTTTTAACCTCACTGATCTTGTGTTTCTTTATTCCGGATTCATTGAATCAAACCATATCCGATGCAATAACAGCCATCGGCGGAGGACTTAGATGA
- a CDS encoding NADH-quinone oxidoreductase subunit C, with amino-acid sequence MSNAFLQISNAEKVSRESIPHLAFDEFRSQALDMVTNGGKVVQYFAYPDKQRLKLLAVLRTDKLFAAGCDAPDPYPSFTRICEPFHLFEREMAEQFGICPHGHPWLKMVRYHPNYTDGAADVFGNDYSKDIPGNYKYYQVEGDEIHEVAVGPVHAGVIEPGHFRFNCIGERVLHLEIQLGYQHRGIEQQLLGVPAKRLPIICENIAGDTTIGHSLCMAQNLEALTGVEPDQGARIIRTIALELERLANHIGDLGALSGDVAFLPPANYFGRIRGDFLNLSLLICGNRFGKGLVRPGGVRFSLSNDVRQVLNDRLAELRPEVEHVLELLFNAVTVRSRFEGCGSVSHEDAEHLGLVGPAGRASGMAYDVRRCFPSEHYRHLGIPENKKATGDVYARARVRYDEILQSLQIVESLAAIPVETNCVNEGLMNELPASSFSVSLNEAWRGEVSHAVLTDENGKILRYKIKDPSFHNWNGLAMALRDTGISDFPLNNKSFNLSYCGFDL; translated from the coding sequence ATGAGCAACGCTTTTTTACAGATTTCAAACGCTGAGAAAGTCTCCCGGGAGTCCATTCCCCATCTTGCTTTTGATGAATTCCGGAGCCAGGCTCTGGACATGGTGACAAACGGAGGAAAAGTTGTCCAGTATTTTGCCTATCCGGACAAGCAGAGACTCAAACTTTTAGCGGTATTGAGGACCGACAAACTTTTTGCAGCCGGCTGCGATGCACCGGATCCATATCCGTCATTCACCAGAATCTGCGAACCCTTTCATCTGTTTGAACGGGAAATGGCAGAGCAATTTGGTATATGTCCCCATGGCCATCCCTGGCTGAAAATGGTTCGATACCATCCGAATTACACGGACGGTGCAGCAGATGTGTTCGGCAATGACTATTCCAAGGACATTCCCGGAAATTATAAATATTACCAGGTGGAAGGTGATGAAATCCACGAGGTTGCTGTGGGGCCGGTCCATGCCGGGGTAATCGAGCCGGGCCATTTCCGATTCAACTGCATCGGAGAACGGGTGCTGCACCTGGAAATCCAGCTGGGGTATCAGCACCGGGGCATTGAACAGCAATTGCTTGGGGTGCCGGCCAAACGTCTTCCCATCATTTGTGAAAACATTGCAGGCGATACCACCATCGGACACAGTCTGTGCATGGCCCAGAACCTGGAGGCCCTGACGGGGGTTGAACCGGATCAAGGCGCCCGGATCATCCGGACCATTGCCCTGGAACTTGAACGTCTGGCCAACCACATCGGCGATCTTGGGGCACTCAGCGGGGATGTTGCATTTCTGCCTCCGGCCAACTATTTCGGCCGGATCCGGGGGGATTTTCTTAACCTCTCCCTCCTGATTTGCGGCAACCGATTCGGCAAGGGCCTGGTTCGGCCCGGCGGGGTTCGATTTTCCCTGTCCAATGATGTGCGACAAGTCCTTAATGACCGCCTGGCAGAGCTTAGGCCCGAAGTGGAACATGTACTGGAACTGCTTTTTAATGCCGTCACCGTCAGGTCCAGGTTTGAGGGGTGCGGATCGGTGAGTCATGAAGATGCCGAACATCTCGGACTGGTCGGCCCGGCCGGTCGGGCCAGCGGAATGGCATATGATGTGAGGCGGTGTTTTCCTAGTGAACACTACCGGCACCTGGGCATCCCGGAAAATAAAAAAGCCACGGGGGACGTCTATGCCAGAGCTCGGGTCAGGTACGACGAAATCCTCCAGTCTCTTCAAATCGTTGAATCACTGGCCGCCATTCCCGTTGAAACCAATTGTGTAAACGAAGGTTTGATGAACGAGCTGCCGGCTTCAAGCTTTTCCGTATCACTGAATGAAGCCTGGCGGGGTGAAGTCTCCCATGCCGTCTTGACTGATGAAAACGGAAAAATCCTAAGGTACAAGATAAAGGACCCCTCCTTTCACAACTGGAACGGGTTGGCCATGGCGCTCAGGGACACCGGGATATCTGATTTCCCCCTGAACAATAAGAGTTTTAATCTATCCTACTGCGGATTTGATCTTTAA
- the nuoB gene encoding NADH-quinone oxidoreductase subunit NuoB codes for MLSVFKNRFEQGYRTNRYPEEKVKVFPRYRGRPVIQNNISGATLEACAASCPQDAILVEDKKIDMGRCVFCGTCEQTSNGQIKFTNDYEIATSERADLITDGDLPALAEHAKKHFKKLFGRSLQLRQVSAAGCNACEADLNVLATPFFDLARFGINFVASPRHADGIVVTGPVSKNMKTALLQTYEATPAPKVVIAVGSCTISGGPFTGSPEITEGLNKILPVDLFIPGCPPHPMTNLHALLSFFK; via the coding sequence ATGCTCAGTGTATTTAAAAACAGATTTGAACAAGGCTACCGGACCAACCGATATCCCGAAGAAAAGGTCAAGGTATTTCCCCGCTACCGAGGCAGACCCGTTATCCAGAACAATATCTCCGGGGCAACCCTTGAAGCCTGTGCGGCATCCTGTCCCCAGGACGCCATATTGGTAGAGGATAAAAAAATCGACATGGGCCGGTGCGTATTTTGTGGCACCTGCGAACAGACATCCAATGGCCAAATCAAGTTTACCAATGACTATGAAATTGCAACGTCTGAGCGTGCAGATCTGATTACAGATGGAGATCTTCCGGCCCTGGCCGAGCATGCCAAAAAGCATTTTAAAAAACTGTTCGGCCGCTCTTTGCAATTGCGCCAGGTCTCTGCAGCCGGTTGCAATGCATGTGAGGCAGACCTGAACGTATTGGCCACGCCCTTTTTTGATTTGGCCAGATTCGGCATCAACTTTGTCGCCTCCCCCCGCCATGCCGACGGCATTGTGGTGACAGGCCCCGTATCCAAGAACATGAAAACCGCCTTGCTCCAAACCTATGAGGCCACCCCGGCACCAAAGGTCGTCATCGCCGTGGGCTCATGCACCATCAGCGGCGGGCCGTTCACCGGAAGCCCTGAAATCACAGAGGGACTGAACAAAATCCTGCCGGTGGATCTGTTTATCCCGGGATGCCCACCCCATCCCATGACCAACCTTCATGCACTGCTTTCCTTTTTTAAGTGA
- the efp gene encoding elongation factor P gives MYLASDLRKGLKLDIDGDPHVIVGFEFKKPGKGQSLYKCKLKNMITGSQFERTYRSGDKFEKADLEETDMEYLYSDREGWWFMNSTTYDQIMLTQDQIGENVDLLKENTVCTVLLHNQKPIGVTLPNFVVLRVTATEPWAKGDTATGDTKPATVETGFEVQVPPFVNEDQLIKIDTRTREYSERASE, from the coding sequence ATGTATTTAGCCAGCGATTTGAGAAAAGGGCTTAAACTGGATATTGACGGTGATCCCCATGTGATTGTGGGTTTTGAGTTTAAAAAGCCTGGCAAGGGGCAGTCCCTGTATAAGTGCAAACTTAAAAATATGATCACAGGTTCCCAGTTTGAACGTACCTACCGTTCCGGTGACAAATTTGAAAAGGCTGACCTGGAAGAAACGGATATGGAATACCTCTATTCAGACCGTGAGGGCTGGTGGTTTATGAATTCCACCACCTACGATCAGATCATGCTGACCCAGGATCAGATCGGGGAGAACGTGGACCTGCTCAAGGAGAATACCGTGTGCACCGTTCTGTTGCACAACCAGAAGCCCATCGGCGTCACACTGCCCAATTTTGTGGTCCTGCGGGTTACTGCCACCGAACCCTGGGCCAAAGGCGATACTGCCACGGGCGACACCAAGCCGGCCACGGTGGAAACCGGTTTCGAAGTCCAGGTGCCTCCGTTTGTGAATGAAGATCAGTTGATCAAGATTGATACCCGGACCCGGGAATACAGTGAGCGTGCCAGCGAATAG
- the guaA gene encoding glutamine-hydrolyzing GMP synthase, whose protein sequence is MIIVIDFGSQFNQLIARRVRENNVYCQVEPSDITLDKLKELSPTGIILSGGPSSIYEENSPTIDAGVFDLGVPILGICYGMQYMVHTLGGTIEQASKREYGFAELRITPGNPLFKEMDDSFQCWMSHGDSAKTLPEGFEITGQTDNTPIAAIANYSKKLFGLQFHPEVEHSINGAAMIRHFLFDVCGCDQNWTMKSFSEGAIAQIKDAVGDKKVIMGLSGGVDSSVAATLIHKAVGKNLHCIFVDNGLLRLNEKEQLEVSLLANLDMNIKFVDAQEKFLTALAGVTDPEKKRKIIGKLFIEVFDAEAKKVEGAQFLGQGTLYPDIIESKSAFGGPTSVIKSHHNVGGLPEEMNLKLVEPLQLLFKDEVRKLGLELGIHEDLIWRQPFPGPGLAIRILGDITRERLDILRKADDILLQEIKQAGLYRKLWQSFAVLLPIKSVGVMGDKRTFANCLAIRAVTSNDAMTADWAKLPHDLLGKISNRIINEVDKINRVVFDITSKPPGTIEWE, encoded by the coding sequence ATGATCATAGTTATCGACTTCGGATCCCAGTTTAACCAACTGATCGCCCGGCGTGTCAGGGAAAACAATGTATACTGCCAGGTGGAACCTTCGGATATCACCCTTGATAAACTAAAGGAACTTTCCCCCACAGGCATCATTCTTTCCGGCGGGCCGTCTTCCATCTACGAAGAGAACAGCCCGACCATCGACGCCGGCGTTTTTGACCTGGGCGTACCCATTCTCGGCATCTGTTACGGCATGCAGTATATGGTACACACCCTAGGGGGCACCATTGAACAAGCCAGTAAGAGAGAGTATGGCTTTGCCGAGTTGCGAATCACGCCGGGAAACCCGCTGTTCAAGGAGATGGACGACAGTTTCCAGTGCTGGATGAGCCATGGAGACTCTGCAAAAACGCTGCCCGAAGGATTTGAAATCACAGGTCAAACCGACAACACACCCATTGCAGCCATCGCAAATTACAGCAAAAAACTGTTTGGCCTTCAGTTCCATCCTGAAGTTGAGCACTCCATCAACGGAGCTGCCATGATCCGTCATTTTCTGTTTGATGTCTGCGGTTGCGATCAGAACTGGACCATGAAATCATTCAGTGAAGGTGCCATTGCCCAGATCAAGGATGCGGTGGGAGACAAAAAAGTCATCATGGGCCTTTCCGGCGGGGTGGACTCCTCTGTGGCCGCCACCTTGATCCATAAAGCCGTGGGGAAAAATCTGCACTGCATTTTTGTGGACAACGGACTGTTACGACTCAACGAAAAAGAGCAGCTTGAGGTCAGCCTTCTGGCCAATCTGGACATGAACATCAAGTTTGTGGATGCCCAGGAAAAATTCTTAACCGCACTGGCCGGGGTTACAGACCCGGAAAAGAAGAGAAAGATCATCGGCAAACTTTTCATTGAGGTGTTTGACGCCGAGGCCAAAAAGGTTGAAGGCGCACAGTTCCTTGGCCAGGGCACCTTGTATCCGGATATCATTGAATCCAAATCTGCATTTGGCGGTCCCACTTCGGTCATCAAATCCCACCACAATGTAGGGGGCCTGCCCGAAGAAATGAACTTGAAACTGGTGGAGCCCCTGCAATTGCTGTTCAAGGATGAGGTCAGAAAACTGGGTCTTGAACTGGGCATCCACGAGGACCTGATCTGGCGCCAGCCCTTCCCCGGCCCCGGACTTGCCATCCGCATCCTGGGCGACATCACCCGGGAACGCCTGGATATTCTTCGCAAGGCCGATGACATTCTGCTCCAGGAGATCAAACAGGCCGGCCTTTACAGAAAGCTATGGCAGTCATTTGCGGTTCTTTTACCCATCAAAAGTGTGGGGGTTATGGGTGACAAACGCACCTTTGCCAATTGCCTGGCCATTCGTGCGGTCACATCCAATGACGCCATGACGGCGGACTGGGCCAAGCTGCCCCACGATCTCCTAGGAAAAATTTCCAACCGAATTATCAATGAAGTGGACAAGATTAACCGCGTGGTTTTTGACATCACCTCAAAACCGCCCGGCACCATTGAATGGGAATAA